The Streptomyces sp. CC0208 genome window below encodes:
- a CDS encoding N-acetylmuramoyl-L-alanine amidase, giving the protein MASPMSAGRFLAVLRAEGATVVEVGDWEHHNRNHVGAWGPVHGVMIHHTVTKGSAATVELCRKGYTDLPGPLCHGVITKDGTVHLVGYGRANHAGLGDDDVLRAVIAEKALPVDNEANTDGNRHFYGFECENLGDGEDPWPAAQLTAIEQVSAAVCRYHGWTERSVIGHLEWQPGKVDPRGFTMAWLRGRIRERLK; this is encoded by the coding sequence ATGGCCTCACCCATGTCCGCAGGCAGATTCCTGGCCGTCCTGCGGGCGGAGGGCGCCACCGTCGTCGAGGTCGGCGACTGGGAGCACCACAACCGCAACCACGTCGGCGCCTGGGGACCGGTGCACGGCGTGATGATCCACCACACGGTGACCAAGGGCAGCGCGGCGACGGTCGAGCTGTGCCGCAAGGGCTACACCGATCTGCCGGGCCCCCTGTGCCACGGCGTCATCACCAAGGACGGCACCGTCCACCTCGTCGGCTACGGCCGCGCCAACCACGCCGGTCTCGGCGACGACGACGTCCTGCGCGCGGTGATCGCGGAGAAGGCCCTTCCTGTCGACAACGAGGCCAACACCGACGGCAACCGCCACTTCTACGGCTTCGAGTGCGAGAACCTCGGCGACGGGGAGGATCCCTGGCCGGCCGCCCAGCTGACGGCGATCGAGCAAGTCTCCGCCGCGGTGTGCCGCTACCACGGCTGGACGGAACGGTCGGTCATCGGCCACCTGGAGTGGCAGCCGGGCAAGGTGGATCCGCGGGGCTTCACGATGGCCTGGCTGCGGGGCCGGATCCGGGAGCGCCTGAAGTGA
- a CDS encoding pyridoxal-phosphate dependent enzyme, with amino-acid sequence MTGLDTLRPRLPSPLQELSDPRFARHGLRLLLKRDDLIHPELIGNKWRKLAPNLTAAAGRTVVTFGGAYSNHLRATAAAGRLLGLPTVGVVRGEELADRPLNPSLARCTADGMRLHFVDRPTYRRKAEPDTLARVLRAAQAEDAYVVPEGGSNSLAVRGCRALGEELSGRADAVAIACGTGGTLAGLAAGLAPGMRCLGVPVLKGGFLSADIESLQRRAFGARCGDWTLDDRFHFGGYARTTPELDAFTEDFEHRHGLPVERLYVAKLLYGLVTLAEEGAFARGTAVAAVVTGRPFP; translated from the coding sequence GTGACCGGCCTCGACACCCTGCGCCCCCGCCTGCCCTCACCCCTGCAGGAGCTGTCGGACCCCCGCTTCGCCCGGCACGGCCTGCGCCTTCTCCTCAAGCGCGACGACCTGATCCACCCCGAGCTCATCGGCAACAAGTGGCGCAAACTCGCGCCGAACCTCACCGCGGCCGCCGGCCGTACGGTCGTCACCTTCGGCGGCGCGTACTCCAACCACCTGCGCGCCACAGCGGCCGCCGGACGGCTCCTCGGTCTGCCCACGGTCGGCGTGGTCCGCGGTGAGGAACTCGCCGACCGCCCCTTGAACCCCTCCCTCGCCCGGTGCACGGCCGACGGCATGCGACTGCATTTCGTCGACCGGCCCACGTACCGCCGCAAGGCCGAACCGGACACCCTCGCGCGCGTGCTGCGCGCGGCCCAGGCCGAGGACGCGTACGTCGTCCCGGAGGGCGGCAGCAACTCGCTCGCCGTACGAGGATGCCGCGCACTCGGCGAGGAGCTGTCCGGGCGGGCCGACGCGGTCGCGATCGCCTGCGGCACCGGCGGCACCCTCGCGGGCCTCGCGGCCGGACTGGCCCCGGGCATGCGCTGCCTGGGCGTCCCGGTCCTCAAGGGTGGCTTCCTGAGCGCCGACATAGAGTCCCTGCAACGCCGTGCCTTCGGCGCCCGATGCGGTGACTGGACCCTCGACGACCGCTTCCACTTCGGCGGCTACGCCCGCACCACGCCCGAACTGGACGCCTTCACCGAGGACTTCGAGCACCGCCACGGCCTGCCCGTGGAACGTCTATATGTCGCCAAGTTGCTGTACGGACTTGTCACCCTCGCTGAGGAGGGCGCCTTCGCGCGCGGGACGGCCGTCGCGGCGGTCGTCACGGGCCGCCCCTTCCCCTGA
- a CDS encoding Na+/H+ antiporter: MDVMPLLLLVAGSAAIAAAARRTPVPAPLLLVAVGLLVSYVPGVPEYTLDPDVVLPIILPPLLHSAATDSSYLDLRAQMRPVALLSVGYVLFATLVVGWAAYRIVPGLSLTGALVLGAVVAPPDAVAATAVARRVGLPSRITTILQGESLVNDATAITAYRVALAAAVGEGATWAGGIGEFLLAAVGGVAVGLVLMVPIHWLRTHLKEPLLQNTLSLLIPFVAYAAAEQFHASGVLAVVVVALFLGHRAWEVDFATRLQEDAVWKMVAFVLESSVFALIGLQLPVVLRGLGEYEGGSAVWYAVAVFLVVVVSRFVWVYPATFLPRLLSARIRAREDNPTWKAPFVIAWAGMRGVVSLAIAFSIPEHLHDGEPFEGRNLILFLTFTTVIGTLVVQGVTLPPLIRLLKLPGRDQQAETLAEANAQAQASRAAERRLDELLADERNALPPPLADRLRTVLDRRRNAVWERLGAVNPVTGETVDDTYRRLSGEMIGAERAVFVKLRDLRYIDDEMLRTLLRRLDLEEAAAYREAAE, encoded by the coding sequence ATGGACGTGATGCCACTGCTGTTGCTGGTGGCGGGGAGCGCGGCGATCGCCGCGGCCGCCCGACGCACCCCGGTTCCGGCGCCGCTGCTGCTGGTAGCGGTCGGCCTGCTGGTCTCGTACGTTCCCGGCGTCCCCGAGTACACCCTCGACCCGGACGTGGTCCTGCCCATCATCCTGCCGCCGCTGCTGCACTCCGCGGCCACCGACAGCTCCTATCTCGACCTCAGGGCACAAATGCGGCCCGTGGCGCTGCTGTCGGTGGGATACGTGCTCTTCGCGACCCTTGTCGTCGGCTGGGCGGCGTACCGGATCGTGCCGGGCCTCTCGCTGACCGGGGCGCTCGTGCTGGGCGCGGTGGTGGCGCCGCCGGACGCGGTCGCGGCGACGGCCGTGGCACGCCGCGTGGGCCTGCCCTCCCGGATCACGACCATCCTCCAGGGCGAGTCCCTGGTGAACGACGCCACCGCGATCACCGCTTACCGGGTCGCGCTCGCGGCCGCGGTCGGCGAGGGCGCCACCTGGGCGGGCGGCATCGGCGAGTTCCTGCTCGCGGCGGTCGGCGGGGTCGCGGTCGGCCTGGTGCTCATGGTGCCGATCCACTGGCTGCGCACCCACCTCAAGGAGCCGCTGCTCCAGAACACGCTCTCCCTGCTGATCCCGTTCGTCGCCTACGCGGCGGCCGAGCAGTTCCACGCGTCCGGGGTGCTCGCGGTGGTCGTGGTGGCCCTCTTCCTCGGACACCGCGCGTGGGAGGTCGACTTCGCGACCCGCCTCCAGGAGGACGCCGTCTGGAAAATGGTCGCCTTCGTCCTGGAGTCGTCGGTGTTCGCCCTCATCGGGCTGCAACTGCCCGTCGTGCTAAGGGGGCTCGGGGAGTACGAGGGCGGCAGCGCCGTCTGGTACGCGGTCGCCGTCTTCCTCGTGGTCGTCGTGTCGAGGTTCGTGTGGGTCTATCCGGCGACCTTCCTGCCGCGCCTGCTCTCCGCGCGGATCCGCGCGCGTGAGGACAACCCCACCTGGAAGGCGCCCTTCGTCATCGCCTGGGCCGGGATGCGGGGCGTGGTCTCGCTGGCGATCGCCTTCTCGATCCCGGAGCACCTGCACGACGGCGAGCCGTTCGAGGGCCGCAACCTGATCCTCTTCCTGACCTTCACGACGGTCATCGGCACCCTTGTCGTCCAAGGCGTCACCCTGCCCCCACTGATCCGCTTGCTGAAACTCCCCGGCCGCGACCAGCAGGCCGAGACCCTCGCCGAGGCCAACGCCCAGGCGCAGGCCTCGCGAGCCGCCGAACGGCGCCTGGACGAACTCCTCGCCGACGAGCGCAACGCTCTCCCACCGCCCCTCGCCGACCGTCTGCGCACGGTCCTGGACCGCCGCCGCAACGCCGTGTGGGAACGCCTCGGAGCCGTGAACCCGGTGACCGGCGAAACCGTCGACGACACGTATCGGCGGCTGTCCGGGGAGATGATCGGCGCCGAGCGCGCGGTGTTCGTGAAGCTGCGGGACCTGCGTTACATCGACGACGAGATGCTGCGAACGCTGCTGCGCAGGCTGGACCTGGAGGAGGCGGCGGCTTATCGGGAGGCGGCCGAGTGA
- a CDS encoding UBP-type zinc finger domain-containing protein, whose translation MKQCTHADALPHPEPEPLSETCPECLRDGTHPVQLRLCLSCGHVGCCDSSPGQHATKHHKDSDHPVMRTHEPGENWRWCFVDHVLV comes from the coding sequence ATGAAACAGTGCACGCACGCCGACGCGCTGCCGCACCCGGAGCCCGAGCCGCTCAGCGAGACGTGCCCGGAGTGTCTGAGGGACGGTACCCACCCCGTACAACTGCGCCTGTGCCTGTCCTGCGGTCACGTCGGCTGCTGCGACTCCTCACCGGGACAACATGCGACGAAGCACCACAAGGACTCCGACCACCCGGTCATGCGGACCCACGAACCCGGTGAGAACTGGCGTTGGTGCTTCGTGGACCATGTCCTTGTGTGA
- a CDS encoding anti-sigma regulatory factor, giving the protein MSQIAGEPATQDFVEVRLPAAGAYLSVLRTATAGLAARLDFTLDEIEDLRIAVDEACAILLQQAVPGSVLSCVFRLVDDSLEVTVSAPTTDGHAPSRDTFAWTVLSALAGKVSSAVDEDKTVSISLYKQRGAGPGPA; this is encoded by the coding sequence GTGTCCCAGATCGCAGGCGAGCCCGCGACCCAGGACTTCGTGGAAGTCCGGCTGCCGGCCGCGGGTGCCTACCTGTCGGTGCTGCGGACGGCCACGGCCGGCCTCGCAGCCCGTTTGGACTTCACCCTCGACGAGATCGAGGACCTGCGCATCGCGGTGGACGAGGCCTGCGCGATCCTGCTCCAGCAGGCCGTGCCCGGCTCGGTGCTCAGCTGTGTCTTCCGCCTCGTCGACGACTCGCTGGAGGTCACCGTCTCGGCCCCCACCACGGACGGTCACGCACCGTCACGGGACACCTTCGCCTGGACCGTCCTCTCGGCCCTCGCGGGCAAGGTCTCGTCGGCCGTGGACGAGGACAAGACCGTTTCGATCAGCCTCTACAAACAGCGCGGCGCGGGACCCGGGCCGGCGTGA
- a CDS encoding RNA polymerase sigma factor SigF has translation MRDEERGTRELPAEGGHRPPCPSGADGLGGDGPGGSRHMTDGIDGIPEQARPHPEEDVVDTTATGLLDDGQRDRKGAVQGAPPAGRPGVLPVPTEARARGRATGGTMSEHERNAEDGAAGANNTPVPRHDPQDRSGARALFIELRAMKDGSPEYAELRNQLVRMHLPLVEHLARRFRNRGEPLDDLTQVATIGLIKSVDRFDPDRGVEFSTYATPTVVGEIKRHFRDKGWAVRVPRRLQELRLSLTTATAELSQQHGRSPTVHELAEKLAISEEEVLEGLESANAYSTLSLDVPDTDDESPAVADTLGAEDEALEGVEYRESLKPLLEDLPPREKRILLLRFFGNMTQSQIAQEVGISQMHVSRLLARTLAQLREKLLVEE, from the coding sequence GTGCGGGACGAAGAGCGCGGCACACGGGAGCTGCCGGCCGAGGGCGGACACCGCCCTCCCTGCCCGAGCGGCGCCGACGGCCTGGGCGGCGACGGCCCCGGCGGTTCCCGCCACATGACGGACGGCATCGACGGCATCCCCGAGCAGGCCCGCCCGCATCCGGAGGAAGACGTCGTCGACACGACGGCGACCGGCTTGCTGGACGACGGGCAGCGTGATCGGAAAGGTGCCGTGCAGGGTGCGCCTCCGGCAGGGCGGCCCGGGGTCCTCCCGGTGCCGACGGAGGCGAGGGCTCGTGGAAGGGCGACGGGCGGGACGATGAGCGAGCACGAGCGAAACGCAGAGGACGGCGCGGCGGGCGCGAACAACACGCCGGTCCCACGGCACGATCCACAGGACCGCAGCGGGGCGCGGGCCCTGTTCATCGAGCTGCGCGCCATGAAGGACGGCAGCCCGGAGTACGCGGAGCTGCGCAACCAGCTGGTCCGGATGCACCTGCCGCTCGTCGAGCACCTCGCCCGCCGCTTCCGCAACCGCGGCGAGCCCCTGGACGACCTGACCCAGGTCGCCACCATCGGCCTGATCAAGTCGGTCGACCGCTTCGACCCGGACCGCGGGGTGGAGTTCTCGACCTACGCGACCCCCACGGTCGTCGGCGAGATCAAGCGCCACTTCCGCGACAAGGGCTGGGCGGTCCGGGTGCCCCGGCGCCTTCAGGAACTGCGCCTGTCCCTGACGACGGCCACGGCGGAGCTCTCCCAGCAGCACGGCCGCTCCCCCACGGTCCACGAGCTGGCCGAGAAGCTGGCCATCTCGGAGGAGGAGGTCCTGGAGGGCCTGGAGTCCGCCAACGCGTACTCCACGCTGTCCCTGGACGTCCCCGACACCGACGACGAGTCCCCGGCGGTGGCGGACACCCTCGGCGCGGAGGACGAGGCGCTGGAAGGCGTCGAGTACCGGGAGTCGCTCAAGCCGCTGCTCGAGGACCTCCCACCGCGCGAGAAGCGGATCCTTCTGCTGCGCTTCTTCGGCAACATGACCCAGTCGCAGATCGCGCAGGAGGTCGGCATCTCCCAGATGCACGTCTCCCGCCTGCTGGCCCGCACCCTGGCCCAGCTCCGGGAGAAGCTGCTGGTGGAGGAGTAG
- a CDS encoding diacylglycerol kinase family protein gives MRALLVVNPAATTTSARTRDVLLHALASEMKLEAVTTEYRGHARDLGRQAAESKDIDLVVALGGDGTVNEVVNGLLHAGPAPEQLPGLAVVPGGSTNVFARALGLPNDAVEATGALLDALREGSERTVGLGLASGTPGTEDEAVPGRWFTFNAGLGFDAGVVGRVEQQRERGRKSTHALYVRQALRQFFGEAHRRHGTITVERPDAEPVTDLVLSIVSNTSPWTFLGNHPMYASPKASFDKGLDMLGLSRMTTTAIARYGTQLLTSSPERGPHGKHAVSLHDLDRFTLHSKVPLPLQMDGDHLGLRTSVTFTGVRRALRVIV, from the coding sequence ATGCGTGCACTTCTCGTGGTCAATCCGGCGGCAACCACCACAAGCGCACGTACGCGCGATGTCCTGCTCCACGCGCTCGCGAGCGAGATGAAACTGGAAGCGGTCACCACCGAGTACCGCGGCCACGCACGTGACCTGGGCCGGCAGGCGGCGGAGAGCAAGGACATCGACCTGGTCGTGGCCCTGGGCGGCGACGGCACGGTCAACGAGGTCGTCAACGGCCTTTTGCACGCGGGCCCCGCCCCCGAGCAGCTTCCCGGCCTCGCCGTGGTCCCCGGCGGCTCCACCAACGTCTTCGCCCGCGCCCTCGGCCTGCCCAACGACGCCGTCGAGGCGACCGGCGCCCTCCTGGACGCCCTGCGCGAGGGCAGCGAGCGCACGGTCGGCCTGGGTCTGGCCTCCGGCACGCCCGGCACCGAGGACGAGGCGGTGCCGGGACGCTGGTTCACCTTCAACGCCGGGCTCGGATTCGACGCCGGTGTGGTCGGCCGGGTCGAGCAGCAGCGCGAGCGCGGCAGGAAATCCACACACGCTCTCTACGTCCGCCAGGCTCTGCGCCAGTTCTTCGGCGAGGCGCACCGCCGGCACGGGACGATCACCGTGGAGCGTCCGGATGCGGAGCCGGTGACCGATCTGGTCCTTTCCATAGTCTCGAACACCTCTCCGTGGACCTTCCTGGGCAATCACCCGATGTACGCGTCGCCTAAGGCCTCGTTCGATAAAGGCCTCGACATGCTCGGTCTCAGCCGTATGACGACGACCGCGATCGCCCGATATGGCACCCAGTTGCTCACTTCGTCCCCCGAACGCGGCCCCCATGGCAAGCACGCCGTGTCCCTGCACGACCTGGACCGCTTCACCTTGCATTCGAAGGTGCCCCTGCCCCTCCAGATGGACGGCGACCACCTAGGGCTGCGTACAAGCGTGACGTTCACAGGCGTACGCCGTGCACTGCGTGTGATTGTGTGA
- a CDS encoding WhiB family transcriptional regulator, translated as MDWRHNAVCREEDPELFFPIGNTGPALLQIEEAKAVCRRCPVMDQCLQWALESGQDSGVWGGLSEDERRAMKRRAARNRARQASA; from the coding sequence ATGGACTGGCGTCACAACGCCGTTTGCCGCGAGGAAGACCCCGAGCTCTTCTTCCCCATCGGCAACACCGGTCCTGCGCTGCTGCAGATCGAGGAAGCCAAGGCCGTCTGCCGTCGCTGCCCCGTTATGGATCAGTGTCTGCAGTGGGCGCTCGAGTCCGGTCAGGACTCCGGCGTCTGGGGTGGTCTCAGCGAGGACGAGCGTCGCGCCATGAAGCGCCGTGCCGCCCGCAACCGGGCCCGTCAGGCTTCTGCCTGA
- a CDS encoding PAS domain-containing sensor histidine kinase yields the protein MNELVRQHTALDDSDLEWLHLLVSEWQLLSDLSFADLVLWVPTRDGTRYVSVAQMRPNTGPTSYQDDMVGHLVPRGRRPLLDAAHDEGRIVREGDPEWREEVPVRVESIPVRREGRVLGVIARNTNLLTVRTPSRLELTYLQSASDLAQMIAAGSFPFPNQQMDMDAAPRVGDGLIRLDADGIVQYASPNALSAYHRMGLASDLVGQHLGRTTAELAPTRGPVDEALAKVASGWAPREFEIEAHDGVIQFRAIPLKPKGTRIGSLVLLRDVTELRRRERELITKDATIREIHHRVKNNLQTVAALLRLQARRIESDRGREALEEAVRRVGSIAIVHETLSQNLDERVEFDEIADRVLAMVAEISPGKVTGRRSGRFGILDAEVATPLSMVLTEILQNALEHGFREGETGTVEVSAVRGGTTKEARLLVTVQDDGVGLPEGFDPHTGGNLGLQIVRTLVEGELGGSFDMVPAPEGGTRVILDVPVQAHK from the coding sequence ATGAACGAACTGGTCCGCCAGCACACCGCCCTCGACGACTCCGACCTCGAGTGGCTGCATCTGCTGGTCTCGGAGTGGCAGTTGCTCTCCGACCTCTCCTTCGCCGACCTCGTCCTGTGGGTCCCCACCCGCGACGGCACCCGCTATGTCTCCGTCGCCCAGATGCGGCCCAACACCGGCCCCACCTCCTACCAGGACGACATGGTCGGCCACCTTGTCCCCCGAGGCCGCCGCCCGCTGCTGGACGCGGCACACGACGAGGGCCGGATCGTGCGCGAGGGCGATCCGGAGTGGCGCGAGGAGGTCCCGGTCCGCGTCGAGTCGATCCCGGTACGACGGGAGGGGCGCGTCCTCGGTGTCATCGCGCGCAACACCAACCTGCTGACCGTCCGCACCCCGAGCCGACTCGAACTGACCTATCTGCAGAGCGCGTCCGACCTGGCCCAGATGATCGCGGCCGGCTCCTTCCCGTTCCCCAACCAGCAGATGGACATGGACGCGGCCCCGCGCGTCGGCGACGGCCTGATCCGCCTCGACGCCGACGGCATCGTCCAGTACGCCTCCCCGAACGCCCTGTCCGCCTACCACCGCATGGGCCTCGCCTCCGACCTCGTCGGCCAGCACCTCGGCAGGACCACCGCCGAACTCGCCCCGACCCGCGGCCCGGTGGACGAGGCGCTCGCCAAGGTGGCCAGCGGCTGGGCACCCCGTGAGTTCGAGATCGAGGCGCACGACGGTGTCATCCAGTTCCGGGCGATCCCGCTCAAGCCCAAGGGCACCCGCATCGGTTCACTGGTCCTGCTACGGGACGTGACCGAACTGCGCCGCCGCGAGCGCGAGTTGATCACCAAGGACGCGACCATCCGGGAGATCCACCACCGGGTGAAGAACAACCTCCAGACGGTGGCGGCCCTGCTCCGCCTCCAGGCCCGGCGCATCGAGTCCGACCGCGGCCGGGAAGCCCTCGAAGAGGCGGTACGACGGGTCGGCTCGATCGCCATCGTGCACGAGACGCTGTCTCAGAACCTGGACGAGCGCGTGGAGTTCGACGAGATCGCGGACCGGGTGCTCGCCATGGTCGCCGAGATCTCGCCGGGCAAGGTCACCGGCCGGCGCAGCGGACGCTTCGGCATCCTGGACGCCGAGGTCGCCACCCCGCTGTCCATGGTCCTCACGGAAATCCTCCAGAACGCCCTGGAGCACGGCTTCCGCGAGGGCGAGACCGGCACGGTCGAGGTTTCGGCCGTCCGCGGCGGCACCACCAAGGAGGCCCGTCTCCTCGTCACCGTCCAGGACGACGGCGTCGGTCTGCCCGAGGGCTTCGACCCGCACACCGGGGGCAACCTGGGCCTGCAGATCGTACGGACGCTGGTGGAAGGCGAGTTGGGCGGCTCGTTCGACATGGTCCCGGCGCCGGAGGGCGGCACCCGGGTGATCCTGGACGTACCGGTGCAGGCGCACAAGTAG
- a CDS encoding TetR/AcrR family transcriptional regulator produces the protein MVGSEQTKTQVEPGVRRAKPRGRPRSFDRETALEKAILAFWEHGYEATSVSDLTRVMDIGAPSLYAAFGDKRSLFEEVVREYGVRYGSFSDRALAEEPTARAAMERLLREAAVAYTAPGHPHGCLVIHAATNCSTPEVEESLRGRRNASIAAFESRIRADIAAGELPAGTDAAALARYTGAVVQGMSQQARDGASRQDLEAVAEIALAIWPRT, from the coding sequence ATGGTGGGCAGCGAGCAGACGAAGACGCAGGTCGAGCCCGGGGTCAGGAGAGCGAAGCCCCGCGGACGCCCACGGTCGTTCGATCGCGAGACCGCCCTGGAGAAGGCGATCCTGGCCTTCTGGGAGCACGGGTACGAGGCCACGTCCGTCTCCGACCTCACCCGCGTCATGGACATCGGGGCCCCCAGCCTCTACGCGGCCTTCGGTGACAAGCGCTCGCTGTTCGAGGAGGTCGTCAGGGAGTACGGCGTCCGGTACGGCTCCTTCAGCGACCGCGCGCTCGCCGAGGAGCCCACCGCCCGGGCCGCCATGGAGCGGCTGCTGAGGGAGGCCGCCGTCGCGTACACGGCCCCCGGCCATCCGCACGGCTGCCTCGTCATCCACGCCGCCACCAACTGCTCCACCCCGGAGGTCGAGGAGTCGCTGCGCGGGCGGCGCAACGCCAGCATCGCCGCCTTCGAAAGCCGTATCAGGGCGGACATCGCGGCGGGGGAACTGCCGGCCGGGACCGACGCCGCCGCGCTGGCCCGGTACACCGGGGCGGTGGTCCAGGGCATGTCCCAACAGGCGCGCGACGGCGCGAGCCGACAGGACCTGGAGGCAGTCGCGGAAATTGCCCTGGCCATCTGGCCCCGCACATGA
- a CDS encoding SDR family oxidoreductase, giving the protein MGVLTGRTALVTGASRGIGRGIAERLGRDGARVAVHYGRSATAAKETVAAIEAAGGSAFTVGADLGIPGAVDALWEEFDRHADGLDILVNNAGIGSSRPIEEIDESEYDRLFTVNVKAPFFLVKQGAIRLRDGGRIINISSGLARTAAMPHNMAYAMTKGALDVFSRDLSKILGVRGIRVNSVAPGLVDTDNTAAFLHGSEDGWAQAEAYSALGRVGTPAEVADVVAFLASDEGRWVTGSWVDATGGSMP; this is encoded by the coding sequence ATGGGCGTGCTCACGGGCAGGACGGCTCTGGTGACGGGGGCGAGCAGGGGTATCGGGCGGGGCATCGCCGAGCGCCTCGGGCGGGACGGCGCGCGGGTGGCGGTGCACTACGGCAGGAGTGCGACGGCGGCGAAGGAGACGGTCGCCGCGATCGAGGCGGCCGGCGGCTCCGCCTTCACGGTCGGGGCGGACCTGGGGATCCCCGGAGCCGTCGACGCCCTCTGGGAAGAGTTCGACCGGCACGCGGACGGACTGGACATCCTGGTGAACAACGCGGGAATCGGCTCCTCACGCCCGATCGAGGAGATCGACGAGAGCGAGTACGACCGGCTCTTCACGGTCAATGTGAAGGCGCCGTTCTTCCTGGTCAAGCAGGGGGCGATACGCCTGCGGGACGGCGGCCGCATCATCAACATCTCGTCGGGACTCGCCCGCACGGCCGCCATGCCGCACAACATGGCCTACGCCATGACGAAGGGCGCGCTGGACGTGTTCTCCCGGGACCTGTCCAAGATCCTGGGCGTTCGGGGCATCAGGGTGAACTCGGTGGCACCCGGCCTGGTCGACACCGACAACACCGCCGCGTTCCTGCACGGCAGCGAGGACGGCTGGGCGCAGGCGGAGGCCTACTCGGCGCTGGGGCGGGTGGGGACCCCGGCCGAGGTCGCGGACGTGGTGGCGTTCCTCGCCTCGGACGAGGGGCGGTGGGTGACCGGGAGCTGGGTGGATGCCACAGGGGGGTCGATGCCGTGA
- the nagB gene encoding glucosamine-6-phosphate deaminase, with amino-acid sequence MEVVIVPDAKAGGELIAEAMAQLLRRKPDALLGVATGSTPLPIYEALTAKARSGAVDASRARIAQLDEYVGLPAEHPESYRSVLRREVLEPLGIPMASFMGPDGTAQDIIGACQAYDSALAAAGGVDLQLLGIGTDGHIGFNEPCSSLASRTRIKTLTEQTRVDNARFFEGDISQVPHHVITQGIGTILEARHLVLLATGEGKADAVAATVEGPVAAVCPASALQLHPHATVVVDEGAASKLKLADYFRHTFVNKPDWQGI; translated from the coding sequence GTGGAAGTTGTCATCGTTCCGGACGCCAAGGCGGGTGGCGAGCTCATCGCCGAGGCCATGGCCCAGCTGCTCCGGCGCAAGCCCGACGCCCTGCTCGGCGTGGCCACCGGCTCCACCCCGCTGCCCATCTACGAGGCCCTGACGGCGAAGGCGCGGTCCGGTGCCGTGGACGCCTCGCGGGCGCGGATAGCCCAGCTCGACGAGTACGTGGGGCTGCCGGCCGAGCATCCGGAGTCCTACCGTTCGGTGCTGCGGCGCGAGGTGCTGGAGCCGCTGGGGATACCGATGGCCTCCTTCATGGGGCCGGACGGGACGGCTCAGGACATCATCGGCGCGTGCCAGGCGTACGACTCGGCGCTGGCCGCTGCCGGGGGCGTGGATCTGCAGCTGCTCGGGATCGGGACGGACGGACACATCGGGTTCAACGAGCCGTGTTCGTCGCTGGCCTCGCGGACCCGGATCAAGACGCTGACCGAGCAGACGCGGGTGGACAACGCGCGGTTCTTCGAGGGGGACATCTCGCAGGTGCCGCACCATGTGATCACTCAGGGGATCGGGACGATTCTCGAGGCCCGGCATCTGGTGCTGCTGGCGACGGGTGAGGGGAAGGCGGACGCGGTGGCGGCGACGGTGGAGGGGCCGGTCGCCGCGGTGTGTCCCGCGTCGGCGCTTCAGCTGCATCCGCATGCGACGGTGGTCGTGGACGAGGGGGCCGCCTCGAAGTTGAAGCTGGCGGACTACTTCCGGCACACGTTTGTCAACAAGCCTGACTGGCAGGGGATCTAG